A window from Nocardioides mesophilus encodes these proteins:
- a CDS encoding DUF7144 family membrane protein translates to MSEMREQAPASTTRVPQPRAGEARAPQPTAWTGWVLFGAVMMVLLGSFQVIAGLVALFDDGYYLVVSDQLMVNVDYNAWGTAHLVIGLIALAAGFGLMTGAMWARVTGIVVAVISALVNLAFIPAFPIWAVTMIALDVIVIYAITAHGGELKTQR, encoded by the coding sequence ATGAGCGAAATGAGAGAGCAGGCACCCGCCTCCACCACCCGCGTCCCGCAGCCTCGGGCCGGGGAGGCACGAGCGCCGCAACCGACGGCGTGGACCGGATGGGTCCTGTTCGGCGCCGTCATGATGGTCCTGCTCGGGTCCTTCCAGGTCATCGCCGGTCTGGTGGCCCTGTTCGACGACGGCTACTACCTCGTGGTCAGCGACCAGCTGATGGTCAACGTCGACTACAACGCCTGGGGCACGGCGCACCTGGTGATCGGCCTGATCGCCCTCGCCGCGGGCTTCGGCCTGATGACCGGCGCGATGTGGGCACGGGTGACCGGCATCGTCGTGGCGGTCATCAGCGCCCTGGTGAACCTGGCGTTCATCCCGGCGTTCCCCATCTGGGCCGTCACCATGATCGCCCTCGACGTGATCGTCATCTACGCCATCACCGCCCACGGCGGAGAGCTCAAGACCCAGAGGTGA
- a CDS encoding PH domain-containing protein: MGIPADQLGAQEHVVMELREHWKRLLVPGLICAAALVGLLVVLAVAPDSGAFSWLDTLGWIAFLGVLAVFGLWPYLRWRGRTYTITNERLLTRRGVVRRHGRDIPLSRINDVAFEQGMFDRMSGAGTLKVSAASEEGTVVLHDVPNIHEVTRTLNALTRDAGSA; the protein is encoded by the coding sequence ATGGGCATCCCTGCAGATCAGCTCGGGGCGCAGGAGCACGTCGTCATGGAGCTTCGGGAGCACTGGAAGAGACTGCTCGTGCCGGGGCTGATCTGTGCCGCAGCCCTGGTCGGACTGCTGGTCGTGCTCGCGGTCGCACCCGATTCGGGTGCCTTCTCCTGGCTGGACACGCTCGGCTGGATCGCGTTCCTCGGCGTGCTGGCGGTCTTCGGTCTCTGGCCGTACCTCCGGTGGCGGGGGCGCACCTACACGATCACCAACGAGCGACTGTTGACACGCCGGGGCGTCGTACGCCGCCACGGTCGCGACATACCGCTGTCGCGGATCAACGACGTGGCCTTCGAGCAGGGGATGTTCGACCGGATGTCCGGAGCGGGAACCCTCAAGGTCTCGGCGGCCAGCGAGGAGGGGACCGTGGTCCTCCACGACGTGCCCAACATCCACGAGGTGACCCGCACGCTCAACGCGTTGACCCGCGACGCCGGCTCAGCCTGA
- a CDS encoding DUF2252 domain-containing protein: MTPEDRACLGREARDQVPPEAHAELVRAAGRDPVQVLVAEDASRLPDLVPLRHARMLASPFAFFRGAAGVMAADLARTPKSGLTVQLCGDAHLSNFGMFASPERNLLFDINDFDETIPGPWEWDVKRLSASLVIAAHDNGFTPRQARKIALAAVRRYQASMAELAALGNLEVWYTKLDVAEARRQIGDQIDARTGKRLDRAIAKARSRDHRRSLQKLTAIVDGRRRIVGDPPLVVPISDLAPETAPDAIESAVGDLLERYSQTLPVGFRELVRSYRFVDMARKVVGVGSVGTRCWIVLMVGRDEDDPLFLQVKEAGRSALADHLGDTSSIPHGERVVTGQRLMQAAGDPFLGYQTTIGLDGRSRDFYVRQLADWKGSADVATMLPRMLRSYGQLCAWSLARAHARSGDRIAIAAYLGTDDVFAQAVTAFAEGYAELNSLDHAAMRAAVEAGLVRSQG; encoded by the coding sequence TTGACCCCCGAGGATCGCGCCTGCCTCGGCCGGGAGGCGCGGGACCAGGTCCCGCCGGAGGCGCACGCCGAGCTCGTGCGGGCGGCCGGCCGGGACCCCGTGCAGGTGCTGGTCGCCGAGGATGCGTCACGGCTGCCGGATCTGGTGCCTCTCCGGCACGCCCGGATGCTCGCCTCGCCGTTCGCGTTCTTCCGCGGCGCCGCCGGCGTGATGGCCGCCGACCTGGCGCGCACCCCGAAGTCGGGGCTGACCGTCCAGCTGTGCGGGGACGCCCACCTGTCCAACTTCGGCATGTTCGCCTCGCCTGAGCGCAACCTGCTCTTCGACATCAACGACTTCGACGAGACGATCCCCGGTCCCTGGGAGTGGGACGTCAAGCGGCTGAGCGCCAGCCTGGTCATCGCCGCCCATGACAACGGCTTCACCCCGCGTCAGGCACGCAAGATCGCGCTGGCCGCCGTACGCCGCTACCAGGCGTCGATGGCCGAGCTCGCCGCCCTGGGCAACCTGGAGGTCTGGTACACGAAGCTGGACGTCGCCGAGGCACGCCGTCAGATCGGTGACCAGATAGACGCACGCACCGGAAAGCGGCTGGACCGGGCGATCGCCAAGGCCCGCAGCCGCGACCACCGGCGCTCGCTGCAGAAGCTGACCGCGATCGTCGACGGACGCCGCCGCATCGTCGGCGACCCCCCGCTGGTGGTCCCGATCTCCGACCTCGCCCCGGAGACAGCGCCCGACGCGATCGAGAGCGCCGTCGGGGATCTGCTGGAGCGGTACTCCCAGACACTCCCGGTGGGGTTCCGGGAGCTGGTGCGCAGCTACCGGTTCGTGGACATGGCCCGCAAGGTCGTCGGTGTCGGCAGCGTCGGCACCCGCTGCTGGATCGTGCTGATGGTCGGCCGCGACGAGGACGACCCGCTGTTCCTGCAGGTGAAGGAGGCCGGCCGGTCGGCCCTGGCCGACCACCTCGGCGACACCAGCAGCATCCCGCACGGGGAGCGGGTGGTCACCGGACAGCGGCTCATGCAGGCCGCCGGGGACCCGTTCCTGGGCTACCAGACCACAATCGGGCTCGATGGGCGGAGCAGAGACTTCTACGTACGTCAGCTCGCCGACTGGAAGGGCTCCGCCGACGTCGCCACCATGCTGCCGCGGATGCTGCGGTCCTACGGACAGCTGTGCGCGTGGTCGCTCGCCCGGGCGCATGCCCGCTCCGGCGACCGGATCGCCATCGCGGCCTACCTCGGTACCGACGACGTGTTCGCCCAGGCGGTGACCGCCTTCGCCGAGGGGTACGCCGAACTGAACTCACTCGACCACGCCGCGATGCGAGCCGCCGTGGAGGCCGGTCTGGTGCGGAGCCAGGGGTGA
- a CDS encoding YhjD/YihY/BrkB family envelope integrity protein — MSAGGGGTTLFPAFPAAHRLVSELARIELIDRSLAIGAQALLALIPLLVLVGALLPDDAGTTLLNQVRDVMGVHNDVMQPLRDAGVSPDTQVQAGALSLVVAVGSATSFSRALQRMYARVWELPTFRGVRAVRGSLLWLLGWVATLQISALLLRSLTGLPLVRMAHLGIQLVVNVLLWWWTARLLLGGRVSWRLLFPGALVSGVLVVLLAYASQLFMPRFASAQLTQFGALGVVFAIASWLVLFGGTLVVSAVLGRLITSPAGGEAGGPADDDAGGKDQS, encoded by the coding sequence GTGAGCGCCGGCGGTGGCGGGACGACGCTCTTCCCTGCCTTCCCGGCCGCGCACCGGCTGGTGTCGGAGCTCGCACGCATCGAGCTGATCGACCGTTCGCTCGCGATCGGCGCGCAGGCCTTGCTCGCCCTGATCCCGCTGCTGGTCCTGGTCGGCGCCCTGCTGCCGGACGACGCCGGGACGACCCTGCTGAACCAGGTGCGTGACGTGATGGGCGTGCACAACGACGTCATGCAACCCCTGCGCGACGCAGGGGTCTCCCCCGACACCCAGGTGCAGGCGGGTGCGCTCAGCCTCGTGGTGGCGGTCGGCTCTGCGACCAGCTTCTCCCGGGCGCTGCAACGCATGTACGCACGGGTGTGGGAGCTGCCGACGTTCCGGGGCGTCCGTGCGGTGCGCGGCAGCCTGCTGTGGCTCCTCGGATGGGTGGCGACGCTCCAGATCAGCGCGCTCCTGCTGCGCAGCCTCACCGGTCTGCCGCTGGTGCGGATGGCGCACCTGGGGATCCAGCTCGTGGTCAACGTGCTGCTCTGGTGGTGGACCGCACGGCTGCTGCTCGGCGGAAGGGTCTCGTGGCGGTTGCTCTTCCCGGGGGCTCTCGTGTCCGGGGTGCTGGTGGTGCTGCTGGCCTACGCCTCCCAGCTGTTCATGCCTCGCTTCGCGTCCGCACAGCTCACGCAGTTCGGCGCTCTCGGGGTGGTGTTCGCCATCGCCTCCTGGCTGGTCCTGTTCGGCGGCACCCTGGTCGTCTCGGCCGTCCTCGGCCGGCTGATCACCTCACCTGCAGGGGGTGAGGCCGGTGGCCCGGCCGACGACGATGCTGGAGGCAAGGACCAGTCGTGA
- a CDS encoding LLM class flavin-dependent oxidoreductase: MTTRRGLFVAPFDALADPGLVGDLAASADAAGWDGFFVWDHLQYGDRVSAIADVWTCCAAVAMRTEKLLFGPMVTPLARRRPQVLARQAASLAVLSGGRFVLGLGLGDDWVGEFSSFRDEPDPKVRGRMLDEGLEVLTALLSGEQVDHDGNHYTVHSAGFHPAPSVPIWLAGRFGNQAPLRRAARHDGFFVIGLDSPGDLGEVSAALSEHEPAPGFELVIDLQPEQAPVPWLDRGASWVLTRIGPFDLDLTEVRRIVEAGP; this comes from the coding sequence ATGACCACGCGCCGCGGACTGTTCGTCGCCCCGTTCGATGCGCTCGCCGACCCCGGGCTTGTGGGCGACCTTGCCGCCAGCGCCGACGCGGCCGGCTGGGACGGCTTCTTCGTCTGGGACCACTTGCAGTACGGCGACCGCGTCAGCGCGATCGCCGACGTGTGGACCTGTTGCGCGGCTGTCGCGATGCGGACCGAGAAGCTGCTGTTCGGGCCGATGGTGACTCCGCTGGCGCGGCGCCGGCCGCAGGTCCTGGCTCGGCAGGCCGCGAGCCTGGCGGTGCTCTCGGGTGGCCGGTTCGTGCTCGGCCTGGGGCTGGGCGACGACTGGGTCGGAGAGTTCAGCTCCTTCCGCGACGAGCCCGATCCGAAGGTGCGCGGCCGGATGCTCGACGAGGGACTCGAGGTCCTGACCGCCCTGCTCTCCGGGGAGCAGGTGGACCACGACGGGAACCACTACACCGTGCACAGCGCCGGCTTCCACCCGGCGCCCTCGGTGCCGATCTGGCTGGCGGGGCGGTTCGGCAACCAGGCGCCACTGCGCCGGGCTGCGAGACATGACGGGTTCTTCGTCATCGGCCTGGACTCGCCCGGCGACCTCGGCGAGGTGAGCGCCGCCCTCTCCGAGCATGAACCGGCGCCCGGCTTCGAGCTGGTGATCGACCTCCAGCCCGAGCAGGCTCCGGTGCCGTGGCTCGACCGCGGCGCCTCCTGGGTGCTCACCCGGATCGGCCCGTTCGACCTCGACCTCACCGAGGTCCGGCGGATCGTCGAGGCGGGCCCCTGA
- a CDS encoding dehydrogenase, translating into MPTRTASTALVVNVSLTSSQRDYDEHVTFLDKDFRIVRVGTDGDVTAAEAAVRTWAAEADAIAVTGIREARAAGLYDGELAAIEQVRRATSQVPVADGHALRDVLQEWAIRHVQNEMPGFFNNARTVVLGGMNHGRATRVLREYTQNLQFADPLLRLDLPAKLDSHPVLGLAAQAGLWPVKMLPGAVKSQIKTPGTRISNALARQAAHDCDVVVATFEELLGFGLEDLAGKTVITSSVSDEQLAELARRDVDMVLDTTPQPFQVTVQAAVLEAMMLASVPGSGALTNDDLLDMIVAAGLEPRVLYPNGPRRKSRFAFVIHPLSTKFFRNVEPLGTVAKVAPPVMLDVLEKTLAYAPPFTYSHVTGIKSATGAEAEGWLITVGGTPKELMAHSPEFTYARLLAAAEMARKLGAQVMGLGAFTKVVGDAGVTVAKQAPLPITTGNSYSASGALWAAHEALDRLGIAELDEQGRIRGKAMVVGASGSIGSVCARLLALSSDELWLVSPESAKLLALKHDIERGDHRARIQVAATPDDHLSDMDLIVTATSGAGKRVLDIMAVKPGCVITDVARPLDLSAEEVAKRPDVLVIESGEIELPGDVHMKNIGLPPGVAYACMAETVVLALEGRYETFTVGRDIEWEKVKEIYRLGLKHGMKLAAISGVNGVFTDEDFERIRGLALEHRAPADAAV; encoded by the coding sequence ATGCCGACCCGGACAGCGTCCACCGCACTCGTGGTCAACGTCAGCCTGACCAGCTCGCAGCGCGACTACGACGAGCACGTCACCTTCCTCGACAAGGACTTCCGCATCGTCCGGGTCGGTACGGACGGGGACGTCACCGCCGCCGAGGCGGCCGTGCGGACCTGGGCGGCCGAGGCGGACGCGATCGCGGTCACGGGCATCCGCGAGGCTCGGGCCGCCGGGCTGTACGACGGCGAGCTCGCCGCCATCGAGCAGGTCCGCCGGGCCACGTCGCAGGTGCCGGTCGCCGACGGGCACGCCCTGCGCGACGTGCTCCAGGAGTGGGCGATCCGGCACGTTCAGAACGAGATGCCCGGCTTCTTCAACAACGCCCGCACGGTCGTGCTCGGTGGCATGAACCACGGTCGGGCCACTCGCGTGCTGCGCGAGTACACCCAGAACCTGCAGTTCGCCGACCCGTTGCTGCGGCTCGACCTGCCGGCCAAGCTGGACTCGCACCCGGTTCTCGGGCTGGCGGCGCAGGCGGGCCTGTGGCCGGTCAAGATGCTTCCGGGAGCGGTGAAGTCCCAGATCAAGACCCCGGGCACCCGGATCAGCAACGCGCTGGCACGCCAGGCCGCCCACGACTGCGACGTCGTGGTCGCGACCTTCGAGGAGCTGCTCGGGTTCGGGCTGGAGGACCTCGCCGGGAAGACGGTGATCACCTCCTCGGTCTCCGACGAACAGCTCGCCGAGCTGGCCAGGCGTGACGTGGACATGGTCCTCGACACGACTCCCCAGCCGTTCCAGGTGACCGTCCAGGCGGCGGTGCTCGAGGCGATGATGCTGGCCTCGGTCCCCGGCAGCGGTGCCCTGACCAACGACGACCTCCTGGACATGATCGTCGCCGCCGGTCTCGAGCCGCGGGTGCTGTACCCGAACGGGCCGCGCCGCAAGAGCCGGTTCGCCTTCGTCATCCACCCGTTGTCGACGAAGTTCTTCCGCAACGTGGAGCCCCTCGGCACCGTCGCCAAGGTGGCGCCACCGGTGATGCTCGACGTCCTGGAGAAGACGCTCGCCTATGCGCCGCCCTTCACCTACAGCCACGTCACGGGGATCAAGTCCGCCACCGGGGCGGAGGCCGAAGGCTGGTTGATCACCGTGGGCGGCACACCGAAGGAGCTGATGGCGCACAGCCCGGAGTTCACCTACGCGCGGCTGCTCGCCGCTGCCGAGATGGCCCGGAAGCTCGGGGCCCAGGTGATGGGACTCGGCGCGTTCACCAAGGTCGTCGGGGACGCCGGGGTGACCGTGGCCAAGCAGGCGCCGCTGCCGATCACCACCGGGAACAGCTACAGCGCCTCGGGAGCGTTGTGGGCGGCCCACGAGGCGCTTGACCGGCTCGGGATCGCCGAGCTCGACGAACAGGGGCGGATCAGGGGCAAGGCCATGGTGGTCGGCGCGTCCGGCTCCATCGGCTCGGTCTGCGCGCGGCTGCTCGCGCTCTCCAGCGACGAGCTCTGGCTGGTCTCACCGGAGTCGGCCAAGCTGCTCGCGCTCAAGCACGACATCGAGCGGGGCGACCACCGGGCGCGCATCCAGGTCGCGGCCACGCCCGACGATCACCTCTCGGACATGGACCTGATCGTCACCGCGACCTCGGGAGCCGGCAAGCGGGTCCTCGACATCATGGCGGTGAAGCCGGGCTGCGTGATCACCGACGTCGCACGTCCGCTGGACCTGTCGGCGGAGGAGGTGGCCAAGCGCCCGGACGTGCTGGTGATCGAGTCCGGCGAGATCGAGCTGCCCGGTGACGTGCACATGAAGAACATCGGGCTGCCTCCCGGTGTGGCCTACGCCTGCATGGCTGAGACCGTCGTCCTGGCCCTGGAGGGCCGCTACGAGACGTTCACCGTCGGCCGCGACATCGAGTGGGAGAAGGTGAAGGAGATCTACCGGCTCGGGCTCAAGCACGGGATGAAGCTCGCCGCGATCTCCGGGGTCAACGGGGTGTTCACCGACGAGGACTTCGAGCGGATCCGCGGCCTCGCCCTCGAGCACCGAGCGCCGGCCGACGCCGCGGTCTGA
- a CDS encoding glycoside hydrolase family 15 protein — MTYPNIADHGLIGDLQTAALVAGDGSIDWFCSPRFDSPSIFGSLLDEGRGGHFRARPVDDGYTSKQLYLPGTAILITRFMTEGGAAEVVDFMPVSSSRVATDRHRIVRMVRCVRGQFRLALDIAPRFDYGRGRHEAQLTADGCVFRSGQEAVTVNVVREPDDDRVARVHLDDHGDLHAEVLLTAGQTRGMVLETASAGPPRAFRAAEVRGLFDETVAFWKDWVAQSTYVGRWREQLIRSAITLKLMTYAPTGGLVAAPTAGLPEQIGGERNWDYRYTWIRDSSFSVYSLLGMGFTEEAAAFTGWLRDRVQEQVGGGEGPLKIMYRVDGSSDLVEETLDHWEGYRGSRPVRIGNGASDQLQLDIYGEALDSIYFADQRGLQMGHQGWRAVSGLLDWLVEHWDQPEEGIWETRGGRKNFTYGRLMSWVAFDRGIRLATSHARPAHLGRWTEHRDAIYEQIMTRGWNAERGAFVQEYDNTVLDSSLLRMSSLGFITPTDPLWSSTLKAMDAELVTDSLVYRYNPEASPDGLRGSEGTFSLCTFAYVDALARAGRLDEAALTFEKMLTYANHVGLFSEEIALTGEQIGNFPQAFTHLSLIDAAITLNAQLDLAASGAVPVRAVQIPVQRAASGMVAGTAVSQPTGS, encoded by the coding sequence ATGACCTACCCCAACATCGCCGACCACGGCCTGATCGGCGACCTCCAGACGGCGGCCCTCGTCGCCGGCGACGGATCCATCGACTGGTTCTGCTCGCCTCGCTTCGACTCGCCGAGCATCTTCGGCTCGCTCCTGGACGAGGGCCGCGGCGGTCACTTCCGGGCGCGGCCCGTCGATGACGGCTACACCAGCAAGCAGCTGTACCTGCCCGGCACGGCCATCCTGATCACGCGGTTCATGACCGAGGGCGGTGCCGCCGAGGTGGTGGACTTCATGCCGGTCAGCAGCAGCCGCGTGGCGACGGACCGACACCGCATCGTGCGGATGGTCCGCTGCGTGCGCGGACAGTTCCGGCTGGCTCTCGACATCGCGCCCCGGTTCGACTACGGACGTGGGCGGCACGAGGCCCAGCTGACCGCGGACGGGTGCGTCTTCCGCTCCGGGCAGGAGGCCGTGACCGTCAACGTCGTGCGTGAGCCGGACGACGACCGGGTCGCCCGAGTCCACCTCGACGATCACGGGGACCTGCATGCGGAGGTGCTCCTCACCGCCGGCCAGACCCGCGGGATGGTGTTGGAGACCGCGAGCGCCGGCCCGCCGCGAGCCTTCCGCGCCGCCGAGGTCCGCGGCCTCTTCGACGAGACGGTGGCTTTCTGGAAGGACTGGGTGGCCCAGTCGACGTACGTCGGTCGCTGGCGGGAGCAGCTGATCCGCTCCGCGATCACCCTGAAGCTGATGACCTACGCGCCCACCGGTGGCCTCGTCGCGGCCCCGACGGCCGGTCTCCCCGAGCAGATCGGCGGGGAACGGAACTGGGACTACCGCTACACGTGGATCCGGGACTCGTCCTTCTCCGTCTACTCCCTGCTCGGCATGGGCTTCACCGAGGAGGCGGCCGCGTTCACGGGCTGGCTCCGGGACCGCGTACAGGAGCAGGTGGGCGGCGGGGAGGGCCCGCTGAAGATCATGTACCGAGTCGACGGATCCTCGGACCTGGTCGAGGAGACCCTCGACCACTGGGAGGGCTACCGCGGCTCGCGGCCCGTCCGGATCGGAAACGGAGCCTCCGACCAGCTGCAGCTCGACATCTACGGGGAGGCCCTCGACAGCATCTACTTCGCCGACCAGCGGGGTCTGCAGATGGGCCACCAGGGTTGGCGTGCGGTCTCCGGCCTGCTGGACTGGCTGGTCGAGCACTGGGACCAGCCCGAGGAGGGGATCTGGGAGACCCGGGGAGGTCGCAAGAACTTCACCTACGGTCGGCTGATGAGCTGGGTGGCGTTCGACCGGGGCATCCGGCTCGCCACCAGCCACGCCCGGCCGGCGCACCTCGGTCGCTGGACCGAGCACCGGGATGCCATCTACGAGCAGATCATGACGAGGGGGTGGAACGCCGAGCGCGGAGCCTTCGTCCAGGAGTACGACAACACCGTCCTGGACTCGTCGCTGCTGCGGATGTCGAGCCTCGGGTTCATCACGCCCACGGACCCGCTGTGGTCCTCGACCCTGAAGGCGATGGACGCAGAGCTCGTGACGGACAGCCTCGTCTACCGCTACAACCCCGAGGCCTCCCCCGACGGGCTGCGCGGCTCCGAGGGCACCTTCTCGCTGTGCACGTTCGCGTACGTCGATGCCCTGGCGCGGGCCGGCCGCCTCGACGAGGCCGCACTCACGTTCGAGAAGATGCTCACCTACGCCAACCACGTCGGGCTGTTCTCCGAGGAGATCGCACTGACCGGCGAGCAGATCGGGAACTTCCCGCAGGCCTTCACCCACCTCTCGCTGATCGACGCCGCGATCACCCTGAACGCCCAGCTCGACCTCGCGGCCTCAGGTGCCGTCCCGGTGCGTGCCGTGCAGATCCCGGTGCAGCGAGCGGCGTCGGGGATGGTCGCCGGCACCGCCGTCTCGCAGCCGACCGGCTCGTAA
- a CDS encoding UBP-type zinc finger domain-containing protein, giving the protein MDDDIDVTVAPSGTGCLDCDAADPPGWWMHLRRCAACGHIGCCDSSPAQHASAHARATSHRYIQSFEPGETWWFDYRSGQMLSGPELAAPTSRPDGQPSPGPQGRVPPDWRDHLHG; this is encoded by the coding sequence ATGGACGACGACATCGACGTGACGGTGGCACCGAGCGGCACCGGTTGCCTGGACTGCGACGCCGCCGATCCGCCGGGCTGGTGGATGCACCTGCGCCGGTGCGCGGCCTGCGGCCACATCGGGTGCTGCGACTCCTCGCCGGCCCAGCACGCCAGCGCGCACGCCAGAGCCACCTCGCACCGGTACATCCAGAGCTTCGAGCCGGGCGAGACCTGGTGGTTCGACTACAGGTCCGGGCAGATGCTGAGCGGCCCGGAGCTGGCGGCTCCCACGTCACGCCCCGACGGGCAGCCGTCACCGGGCCCCCAGGGCCGGGTCCCGCCAGACTGGCGGGACCACCTCCACGGGTGA
- a CDS encoding SDR family oxidoreductase yields MTVLLMTGFPGFLGSALLPRLLARRDGVRAVCLVQEQHLAEAHGRLRAIEATHPHTHGRITLATGDITAPDLGLSAPDLADLEDVTEVWHLAAVYDLAVAETVARRVNVDGTAQVLAFCRTRPHLTRLQYVSTCYVSGEYAGEFAEDDLDVGQTFRNHYESTKFQAEELVRAAMDDGLPATIYRPGIVVGDSRTGETQKYDGPYFLAAFLRRQLPVAVVPAVGNPDRVRVCLVPRDFVVEAMDQLSVLDTSRGRCYALTDPHPPTVRALVDTFARHLGKRVLWVPVPLGATRAAVGRVPGLEWLLGLPAEALDYFASPTTYSTANTLADLVGTGLTCPRFETYADRLLDFMAGHPEVDAKAMV; encoded by the coding sequence GTGACGGTGCTGCTGATGACGGGTTTCCCCGGCTTCCTCGGCTCGGCGCTGCTCCCCCGGTTGCTCGCCCGCCGCGACGGCGTACGCGCCGTCTGCCTGGTGCAGGAGCAGCACTTGGCCGAGGCGCACGGCAGGCTCCGCGCGATCGAGGCCACCCATCCGCACACGCACGGTCGGATCACGCTGGCGACCGGGGACATCACGGCTCCCGATCTCGGCCTGTCCGCCCCCGACCTCGCCGACCTCGAGGACGTCACCGAGGTCTGGCACCTCGCGGCGGTCTACGACCTCGCCGTCGCCGAGACCGTCGCCCGCCGGGTCAACGTGGACGGGACGGCCCAGGTCCTCGCCTTCTGCCGGACCCGGCCGCACCTGACCCGGCTGCAGTACGTCAGCACCTGCTACGTCAGCGGCGAGTATGCCGGCGAGTTCGCCGAGGACGACCTGGACGTGGGGCAGACCTTCCGCAACCACTACGAGTCCACCAAGTTCCAGGCGGAGGAGCTGGTGCGGGCGGCCATGGACGACGGCCTGCCGGCGACCATCTACCGTCCGGGGATCGTGGTCGGGGACTCGCGCACCGGAGAGACGCAGAAGTACGACGGCCCCTACTTCCTCGCCGCGTTCCTGCGCCGGCAGCTGCCGGTCGCCGTGGTCCCCGCGGTCGGCAACCCCGACCGGGTCCGGGTGTGCCTGGTGCCCCGCGACTTCGTCGTCGAGGCGATGGACCAGCTCTCGGTGCTCGACACCTCCCGGGGCCGGTGCTACGCGCTCACCGATCCCCACCCGCCCACGGTCCGTGCTCTCGTCGACACCTTCGCCCGGCACCTGGGCAAACGCGTGCTGTGGGTGCCGGTGCCGCTCGGCGCCACCCGGGCGGCGGTGGGACGCGTGCCGGGGCTCGAGTGGTTGCTGGGCCTGCCGGCCGAGGCGCTGGACTACTTCGCCTCACCGACCACCTACTCCACCGCCAACACGCTCGCCGACCTCGTCGGCACCGGCCTGACCTGCCCGCGGTTCGAGACCTACGCCGACCGGTTGCTGGACTTCATGGCCGGCCACCCCGAGGTCGACGCCAAGGCGATGGTCTAG